The Equus asinus isolate D_3611 breed Donkey chromosome 22, EquAss-T2T_v2, whole genome shotgun sequence genome has a segment encoding these proteins:
- the RERGL gene encoding ras-related and estrogen-regulated growth inhibitor-like protein isoform X2: protein MNDVKLAVLGGEGTGKSALIVRFLTKRFIGEYASNFESIYNKHLCLDGKQLTLEIYDPCSQPQRGKFSLTSELHWADGFVIVYDISDRSSFAFAKALIYRIREPQTSHCKRMVESAVLLVGNKQDLCHVREVGWEEGQKLALDNRCQFCELSAAEQSLEVEMMFIRIIKDILTNCKLKEKRRPSGSKSVAKLINNVFGKRRKSV from the exons ATGAACGATGTGAAACTTGCTGTCTTGGGTGGTGAAGGAACAGGCAAATCTG CCCTCATAGTAAGGTTTCTTACCAAGCGATTCATTGGAGAATATGCTTCTAATTTCG AATCTATCTATAATAAGCATTTGTGTTTGGACGGGAAGCAACTTACTCTAGAAATATATGACCCTTGTTCTCAA CCACAGAGAGGAAAATTTTCCCTCACAAGTGAGCTGCATTGGGCAGATGGGTTTGTTATTGTGTATGACATCAGTGACAGATCTTCCTTTGCTTTTGCAAAAGCACTGATCTACAGAATTCGGGAGCCACAAACTAGTCATTGTAAACG AATGGTGGAATCAGCAGTGCTTTTGGTTGGTAACAAACAAGATCTCTGTCATGTGCGAGAGGTTGGCTGGGAAGAAGGGCAGAAACTGGCACTGGATAACCGATGCCAATTCTGTGAACTGTCTGCAGCAGAGCAGTCTCTGGAGGTAGAAATGATGTTTATCAGAATTATCAAAGATATCCTGACAAACTGCAAactcaaagaaaagagaagacccAGTGGATCTAAATCAGTGGCCAAATTGATCAATAATGTATTTGGAAAGAGACGGAAGTCTGTTTAG
- the RERGL gene encoding ras-related and estrogen-regulated growth inhibitor-like protein isoform X1, whose product MNDVKLAVLGGEGTGKSEFIEITGNPSITVPPTSHSNTTAPTSTSGQTMTMEGFFCLETKGEERSLIVRFLTKRFIGEYASNFESIYNKHLCLDGKQLTLEIYDPCSQPQRGKFSLTSELHWADGFVIVYDISDRSSFAFAKALIYRIREPQTSHCKRMVESAVLLVGNKQDLCHVREVGWEEGQKLALDNRCQFCELSAAEQSLEVEMMFIRIIKDILTNCKLKEKRRPSGSKSVAKLINNVFGKRRKSV is encoded by the exons ATGAACGATGTGAAACTTGCTGTCTTGGGTGGTGAAGGAACAGGCAAATCTG AATTCATAGAAATAACAGGAAATCCCTCCATCACTGTCCCACCTACTTCTCACTCCAACACAACTGCCCCCACATCCACCAGTGGCCAAACAATGACCATGGAAGGATTCTTCTGCCTGGAGACTAAGGGTGAAGAGAGAT CCCTCATAGTAAGGTTTCTTACCAAGCGATTCATTGGAGAATATGCTTCTAATTTCG AATCTATCTATAATAAGCATTTGTGTTTGGACGGGAAGCAACTTACTCTAGAAATATATGACCCTTGTTCTCAA CCACAGAGAGGAAAATTTTCCCTCACAAGTGAGCTGCATTGGGCAGATGGGTTTGTTATTGTGTATGACATCAGTGACAGATCTTCCTTTGCTTTTGCAAAAGCACTGATCTACAGAATTCGGGAGCCACAAACTAGTCATTGTAAACG AATGGTGGAATCAGCAGTGCTTTTGGTTGGTAACAAACAAGATCTCTGTCATGTGCGAGAGGTTGGCTGGGAAGAAGGGCAGAAACTGGCACTGGATAACCGATGCCAATTCTGTGAACTGTCTGCAGCAGAGCAGTCTCTGGAGGTAGAAATGATGTTTATCAGAATTATCAAAGATATCCTGACAAACTGCAAactcaaagaaaagagaagacccAGTGGATCTAAATCAGTGGCCAAATTGATCAATAATGTATTTGGAAAGAGACGGAAGTCTGTTTAG